Proteins from one Ketobacter alkanivorans genomic window:
- a CDS encoding type I restriction-modification system subunit M — MTSLQQRAALQRQIWAIANDVRGAVDGWDFKQYVLGTLFYRFISENFSAYIEAGDDSIHYAELPDSVITPDIKDDAIKTKGYFIYPSQLFANVVKGANTNESLNTDLAALFAAIEASASGYPSEDDIKGLFADFDTTSNRLGNTVKDKNLRLAHVLKGVAGLDFGDFHGSQIDLFGDAYEFLISNYAANAGKSGGEFFTPQHVSKLIAQLAMHKQTSVNKIYDPAAGSGSLLLQAKKHFDAHIIEEGFFGQEINHTTYNLARMNMFLHNINYDKFNMQLGNTLTEPHFLDDKPFDAIVSNPPYSVKWKGSDDPTLINDDRFAPAGVLAPKSKADFAFVLHALSYLSSKGRAAIVCFPGIFYRGGAEQKIRKYLVDNNYVETVISLAPNLFFGTTIAVNILVLSKHKTDTTTQFIDASGLFKKETNNNTLTDAHIQKIMDAFDSKANIDHFALSVPFEQVAANDYNLSVSSYVEAKDTREVVDITALNAELKTTVARITQLRQDIDAIVAEIQGEEQDA; from the coding sequence ATGACAAGCTTACAACAACGCGCCGCCCTGCAACGCCAAATCTGGGCCATTGCCAACGATGTACGCGGCGCCGTGGATGGCTGGGATTTCAAACAATACGTACTGGGCACCTTGTTTTATAGGTTTATCAGTGAAAACTTCAGCGCCTATATCGAAGCCGGTGACGACAGCATCCACTACGCCGAGCTGCCCGACAGCGTGATCACGCCCGACATTAAAGACGATGCCATCAAAACCAAGGGGTATTTTATTTACCCCAGCCAGTTGTTTGCCAACGTGGTTAAAGGCGCCAACACCAACGAGAGCCTGAACACCGATCTGGCCGCCCTGTTTGCCGCCATCGAAGCCTCCGCCAGCGGCTACCCGTCTGAAGACGACATCAAAGGCCTGTTTGCCGATTTTGACACCACCAGCAATCGCCTCGGCAACACCGTTAAAGACAAAAACCTCCGCTTGGCCCATGTGCTCAAAGGTGTGGCAGGCCTGGATTTCGGTGACTTCCACGGCAGCCAGATCGACCTGTTCGGCGACGCCTACGAGTTTTTGATCTCCAACTACGCCGCCAATGCCGGTAAATCCGGCGGTGAGTTTTTTACCCCGCAGCACGTCTCCAAACTCATAGCCCAGCTGGCCATGCACAAGCAAACCAGCGTCAATAAAATCTACGACCCAGCAGCAGGCAGCGGCTCACTGCTGCTGCAAGCCAAAAAGCATTTCGATGCCCACATTATTGAAGAGGGTTTCTTCGGCCAGGAGATCAACCACACCACCTATAACCTGGCGCGCATGAACATGTTTTTGCACAACATCAACTACGACAAATTCAATATGCAGCTGGGCAACACTCTAACCGAACCCCATTTTCTGGACGACAAACCCTTTGATGCTATTGTCTCCAACCCGCCCTATTCGGTGAAATGGAAAGGCAGTGATGACCCCACCCTGATCAACGACGACCGCTTTGCCCCCGCCGGTGTATTAGCGCCCAAATCCAAAGCCGACTTTGCCTTTGTGCTGCACGCGCTCAGCTACCTGTCAAGCAAAGGCCGCGCTGCCATTGTCTGCTTTCCCGGTATTTTTTACCGCGGCGGTGCCGAACAGAAAATCCGTAAATATCTGGTGGATAACAACTATGTGGAAACGGTCATCTCGCTGGCGCCCAACCTATTCTTTGGCACCACCATCGCCGTGAATATCCTGGTGCTCTCCAAACACAAAACCGACACCACCACCCAGTTTATAGATGCCAGTGGCCTGTTTAAAAAAGAAACCAATAACAACACCCTCACCGATGCCCACATCCAAAAGATCATGGATGCGTTCGATAGCAAAGCGAATATCGATCACTTTGCCCTTTCCGTGCCTTTTGAGCAGGTTGCCGCCAACGATTACAACCTGTCGGTGAGTAGCTATGTGGAGGCCAAAGACACCCGTGAAGTGGTGGATATCACCGCGCTGAATGCCGAACTAAAAACCACCGTCGCCAGAATTACCCAACTTCGCCAAGACATCGATGCGATTGTGGCGGAGATTCAGGGGGAGGAACAGGACGCATGA
- the feoB gene encoding Fe(2+) transporter permease subunit FeoB — translation MSKPVSKPSAAPFSIGLVGNPNCGKTTLFNALTGSRQRVGNWPGVTVEKKTGLFRHADQHYELVDLPGTYSLHVGADDTSLDEQIAQTFIFSGQANLIVNIVDASNLERNLYLTTQLLDASLPMLVALNMTDVAHQNGVHIDPYELSRQLGCPVVPIIASKSDGLGVLLDMISNMQAKPHCPMRPFQYQAPVERAIERMAAQAARHSQHNFNHHLLAVAALEQDAGALGFFSEQERADILSAVQALEAELGEDLDQSLVNSRYHWIDAVVQDSVTHQTTQRINLSDWLDRLFLNRVLGIPLFLGVMYLMFMLSVNVGNAFVDFFDGVAGAIFVDGLRSALTSLHLPNWLITVLSDGMGGGVQLVASFIPIIAGLFFCLSFLEDSGYMARAAFIVDRVMRSVGLPGKAFVPLIVGFGCNVPSVMAARTLEHHNDRLTAIVMAPFMSCGARLTVYALFAAAFFPRNGQNVVFLLYIIGIALAILSAFIVRRTIMPGSVSPFIMELPPYHIPTLKNLSIRTWQRLKGFMLRAGKAIVAVVLILNVLNSVGTDGSFGHQNSSQSVISAIGKTITPLFEPMGLQADNWPATVGIFTGLFAKEVVVGTLDALYTDMNADSSAPPPAFHLGAALLAAWHTVPDNLSGLLDQLADPLGLSVGNIENASEAAQAQAVSLSTLGTMKLLFAGSAGAFAYLLFILLYAPCVATFGAIYKELNGFWAAFTLGWSLLIGYASAVIFFQLATLAQHPLSSLSWVAAMLLALVLGFSGLILQGRRQTRREQKQRELLIPVVNV, via the coding sequence ATGAGCAAGCCAGTGAGCAAACCTTCTGCTGCCCCTTTTAGCATCGGCCTGGTGGGCAATCCCAACTGCGGCAAAACCACCCTGTTCAACGCCCTCACCGGCTCCCGCCAGCGGGTGGGCAACTGGCCCGGGGTCACTGTAGAGAAGAAAACCGGCCTGTTTCGGCACGCTGATCAGCACTATGAGCTGGTGGATCTGCCCGGCACCTACTCGCTGCATGTGGGCGCCGACGACACCTCGCTGGATGAGCAAATTGCCCAGACCTTTATCTTCTCCGGTCAGGCAAATCTGATCGTCAATATCGTCGATGCCTCCAACCTCGAACGCAACCTGTACCTCACCACCCAGTTACTGGATGCTTCGCTGCCCATGCTGGTAGCGCTGAACATGACTGACGTTGCCCACCAGAACGGGGTGCATATTGATCCGTATGAGCTGTCGCGCCAGTTGGGCTGCCCGGTGGTGCCCATCATCGCCAGCAAAAGCGATGGCCTGGGCGTGCTGTTGGATATGATCTCTAATATGCAAGCCAAGCCTCACTGCCCCATGCGTCCGTTCCAGTATCAAGCACCGGTGGAGCGCGCCATCGAGCGCATGGCTGCCCAGGCAGCACGCCACAGCCAGCACAACTTCAACCACCATTTGCTGGCCGTGGCAGCACTGGAACAGGATGCAGGCGCACTGGGCTTTTTTTCTGAGCAGGAGAGAGCCGATATTCTGAGCGCGGTGCAGGCTCTGGAGGCTGAACTGGGGGAAGACCTGGATCAATCTTTGGTGAACAGCCGCTATCATTGGATCGATGCCGTGGTGCAAGACAGCGTTACGCACCAAACAACGCAGCGCATTAACCTGTCAGACTGGCTTGATCGGCTGTTTCTGAACCGTGTACTGGGCATTCCTCTGTTTCTGGGGGTGATGTACCTGATGTTTATGCTGAGTGTGAACGTAGGCAACGCGTTTGTGGACTTTTTTGATGGTGTCGCCGGTGCCATTTTTGTGGATGGCCTGCGCAGCGCTCTGACCTCCCTACACCTGCCCAACTGGCTGATTACCGTATTGAGTGATGGCATGGGTGGCGGCGTACAACTGGTGGCGTCCTTTATCCCCATCATAGCCGGGCTGTTTTTCTGCCTGTCGTTTCTGGAGGATTCCGGCTACATGGCTCGGGCCGCGTTTATTGTGGATCGGGTGATGCGCAGCGTGGGCCTGCCGGGCAAAGCGTTTGTGCCTTTAATTGTGGGCTTCGGCTGCAACGTGCCCAGTGTTATGGCGGCGCGCACCCTCGAACATCACAACGATCGCCTCACCGCCATTGTCATGGCACCGTTCATGTCCTGTGGCGCACGCCTCACGGTGTACGCTCTGTTCGCGGCGGCGTTCTTCCCCCGTAATGGCCAAAACGTGGTGTTTTTGCTGTATATCATCGGCATCGCGCTGGCGATTCTGTCGGCCTTCATTGTGCGTCGCACCATCATGCCCGGCTCGGTGTCACCGTTCATCATGGAGCTGCCGCCCTACCATATTCCTACCCTGAAAAACCTCAGCATCCGCACCTGGCAACGCCTGAAAGGCTTTATGCTGCGAGCGGGCAAAGCCATTGTCGCCGTGGTGTTAATTCTGAATGTACTCAACTCTGTCGGCACCGATGGCAGTTTCGGCCATCAGAACAGCAGCCAATCGGTGATCTCAGCCATCGGCAAAACCATTACCCCCCTGTTCGAACCCATGGGTTTGCAAGCCGACAACTGGCCTGCCACGGTGGGTATTTTCACCGGCCTGTTCGCCAAAGAAGTGGTGGTGGGCACATTGGATGCGCTGTACACAGATATGAACGCCGACAGCTCAGCGCCACCACCGGCATTCCATTTGGGAGCAGCGCTGCTGGCCGCCTGGCACACCGTGCCCGATAACCTGTCCGGCCTGCTGGATCAACTGGCCGATCCGCTGGGGCTCAGCGTAGGCAATATTGAAAACGCATCCGAAGCCGCCCAGGCACAAGCGGTGAGCCTGTCCACCCTGGGCACCATGAAACTCCTGTTCGCCGGGTCCGCCGGGGCTTTCGCCTACCTGCTGTTTATATTGCTGTATGCGCCCTGCGTGGCCACCTTCGGTGCCATCTATAAAGAGCTGAACGGCTTTTGGGCCGCATTTACCCTGGGCTGGAGCCTGCTGATCGGTTACGCCAGCGCGGTGATCTTTTTCCAACTGGCGACACTGGCGCAGCATCCCCTCTCATCCCTGTCATGGGTTGCGGCCATGCTGCTGGCATTGGTGCTGGGTTTTAGTGGCCTGATACTGCAGGGCAGGCGACAAACCCGCCGTGAGCAAAAACAGCGGGAGCTGCTGATTCCAGTGGTGAATGTGTAG
- a CDS encoding Fic family protein gives MDRGNTGQYVASIAGGVNCQAFIPAALPPQPALQLDTKLQGRINQAMLALGRLDAISTLLPDARLFLYSYVRKEAVMSSQIEGTQSSLSDLMLYEMEGVPGVPMDDVQEVSCYVSALALGVQRIREGHPITFRLITEMHKALMTSGRGISKGPGEFRKNQVWIGGHRADEATFVPTPANELANCWAELERFLNDVPETTDPLIKAALAHVQFETIHPFMDGNGRLGRLLIPLILVAANVLAEPLLYLSVFFKKHRQVYYDRLQQVRLSGDWEGWLLFFVDAVAETANQAVSTAQQLNQLRQIHRAQLTSLGRMAGSAQQVLDVLFEYPIANINTLVKHSGITAATAGKVMDKLAQPELALVRELTGQKRNRVFAYSAYIDILNQD, from the coding sequence ATGGATCGCGGAAACACAGGCCAATACGTTGCCAGTATTGCCGGGGGCGTAAACTGTCAGGCATTTATTCCTGCCGCGCTGCCACCGCAGCCCGCGTTACAGCTGGATACCAAGCTTCAAGGGCGTATCAACCAAGCCATGCTTGCCCTTGGCCGCCTGGATGCCATCAGCACCTTACTGCCCGATGCGCGCCTGTTTCTATACAGTTATGTACGCAAAGAAGCCGTTATGTCCTCCCAAATCGAGGGCACCCAATCCTCCCTAAGTGACCTAATGCTCTACGAAATGGAAGGCGTACCCGGCGTACCCATGGATGACGTACAAGAAGTATCCTGCTACGTCAGTGCCTTGGCACTGGGTGTACAGCGAATTCGAGAAGGCCACCCTATTACCTTTCGTTTAATCACCGAAATGCATAAAGCCTTGATGACCTCAGGCCGAGGCATCAGCAAAGGGCCGGGGGAATTCCGCAAAAATCAGGTCTGGATTGGTGGCCATCGTGCCGACGAAGCCACCTTTGTGCCCACCCCCGCCAACGAGCTGGCCAACTGCTGGGCCGAGCTGGAACGCTTTCTTAATGACGTACCCGAAACCACCGACCCACTGATCAAAGCCGCACTCGCCCACGTGCAGTTTGAAACCATTCACCCCTTTATGGATGGTAATGGCCGCCTGGGGCGCTTACTGATCCCACTGATACTGGTGGCTGCCAATGTATTAGCCGAGCCACTGCTTTACCTGTCGGTATTTTTCAAAAAACACCGACAGGTATACTATGACCGACTGCAACAAGTTCGCCTAAGTGGCGACTGGGAAGGCTGGCTGCTGTTCTTTGTTGATGCAGTGGCCGAAACCGCCAATCAGGCCGTAAGCACCGCCCAACAGCTTAACCAACTGCGCCAGATACACCGCGCGCAGCTCACAAGCCTTGGGCGCATGGCAGGCTCCGCCCAACAAGTACTGGACGTACTGTTTGAATACCCCATTGCCAACATCAACACCCTGGTGAAGCACAGCGGTATTACCGCCGCCACCGCAGGCAAAGTCATGGATAAACTAGCACAACCCGAGCTGGCACTGGTACGCGAACTCACCGGCCAAAAGCGCAACCGCGTATTTGCCTATAGCGCCTATATCGACATCTTAAATCAGGATTAA
- a CDS encoding CHASE domain-containing protein translates to MVSIRIPLMLVATAVGYWLLGIISGFFAIPPGYASPIWPAAGFALFMVFVGGLRVLPAIWIASFVLNIGFSDASLLHPSKAWLIAGLIGIGAMLQTLLAYGLILRFTRFPNWVRSTDPMMFALMGGPVACLASSGVGVATLFGFGVVGSTEVVDNWVNWWVGDAIGVMCVAPLILAVKGHSKWSSDTRLTSFILLYVVLVTLASSSFIYFRSEHQRWVGNLFAERAASMHRAIQKQLNTISHVSHTLVGLYSTFDEVRYEQFYRYAEELYEHVPGTQALSWVPIVPHSERASYEARMSQHLGQPFHFRQLTAGKKMETAAVRDRYFPVYYITPLEGNEQAHGFDLGSHPGRLLAIEQAIANQEMISTEPITLVQERGSQPGFLLLTPVIENGVVTSLISCVYLARDMLDAAFNLSDLEQISVSIEDVTSRGNPQQLYDDTVQPTAQRIIHHLPFARRMWQITYSPGIEYLNKTRDNASWIVLVSGFLVVSVFGMFLLLVMTQKSTVENEVLQQTAVLQNALEKAEHASKIKSNFLASMSHELRTPLNSIIGFSVRSQKKLEGSSEERVLDSLGLIEKNGRHLLSLINDILDLSKIEEGKLQIERGPVLITEVTQDVIRLLLPLADERGLSLQLIPGSVDLMQVDRKRFSQILINLLSNAIKFTEQGGITIRYERRSYNGIEGVCLEVSDTGRGISSDDVKRLFRRFEQLGNDFSNQDLGSGLGLSLVQELVHMHGGNIEVSSKPGQGTVFNLWFPSA, encoded by the coding sequence GTCGCTGTTGCACCCCAGCAAGGCCTGGTTGATTGCCGGGTTGATTGGCATCGGAGCCATGCTGCAGACGTTGTTAGCGTATGGCTTGATTCTTCGATTTACGCGTTTTCCCAACTGGGTTCGCAGCACCGATCCGATGATGTTCGCCTTGATGGGGGGGCCGGTGGCTTGTTTGGCATCCAGCGGTGTTGGAGTGGCAACCCTGTTCGGGTTTGGCGTTGTTGGCAGCACCGAGGTGGTCGACAACTGGGTGAACTGGTGGGTTGGGGATGCTATCGGGGTCATGTGTGTTGCGCCGTTGATTCTGGCGGTGAAAGGGCACAGTAAGTGGTCATCGGATACCCGGCTGACCAGCTTTATTCTGCTGTATGTGGTGTTGGTCACCCTGGCCAGCTCCAGTTTTATTTATTTTCGCTCGGAACATCAGCGCTGGGTGGGCAACCTGTTTGCAGAGCGTGCCGCCAGTATGCATCGCGCCATTCAGAAACAGCTTAATACCATTTCTCATGTCTCCCACACCTTGGTGGGCCTTTACTCTACTTTTGATGAGGTGCGTTACGAGCAATTTTATCGCTATGCCGAGGAGCTTTATGAGCACGTGCCGGGAACACAGGCGTTGTCATGGGTTCCCATTGTGCCGCACAGCGAACGAGCCAGCTATGAAGCCAGAATGAGTCAGCATTTGGGGCAGCCGTTTCATTTCAGGCAGCTTACGGCGGGGAAAAAAATGGAGACTGCGGCGGTGCGGGATCGGTATTTTCCGGTTTACTACATTACGCCATTGGAGGGTAACGAGCAGGCCCACGGCTTTGATCTGGGATCTCATCCGGGCCGCCTGCTGGCCATTGAACAGGCGATCGCCAATCAGGAAATGATCAGTACCGAGCCGATTACATTGGTGCAGGAGCGGGGCTCACAGCCGGGGTTTCTGTTACTGACGCCGGTGATAGAAAACGGTGTGGTGACCAGTTTGATCTCTTGTGTGTATTTGGCCAGAGATATGCTGGATGCTGCGTTCAACCTGAGTGACCTGGAGCAGATCTCGGTCAGCATCGAGGATGTGACATCGCGAGGCAATCCGCAGCAGCTGTATGATGATACGGTGCAGCCCACGGCCCAGCGCATCATCCATCATTTGCCCTTTGCCAGACGAATGTGGCAGATCACCTATTCGCCTGGCATTGAATACCTGAATAAGACCCGTGATAACGCAAGCTGGATAGTGTTGGTGTCCGGGTTTTTAGTGGTGTCGGTATTCGGTATGTTCCTGCTGCTGGTGATGACCCAAAAATCCACGGTCGAGAATGAGGTTCTGCAGCAGACGGCGGTATTGCAGAATGCCCTTGAGAAAGCCGAGCACGCCAGCAAAATCAAAAGTAACTTTCTTGCCAGCATGTCTCATGAGCTGCGCACGCCGCTTAATTCCATTATTGGATTCAGTGTGCGTTCTCAGAAGAAGCTGGAGGGCAGCTCCGAGGAGCGGGTATTGGATTCCTTGGGGTTGATTGAAAAAAATGGCCGTCATTTGCTGAGCCTGATTAACGACATACTTGACCTGTCCAAAATTGAAGAGGGCAAACTACAGATCGAGAGAGGGCCGGTGCTGATCACCGAGGTCACTCAGGATGTGATCCGTTTGCTGCTGCCGCTGGCAGACGAGCGGGGCCTTAGTTTGCAACTGATACCCGGCTCGGTGGACTTGATGCAGGTGGATCGTAAGCGCTTTTCTCAGATATTGATCAACCTGCTCTCCAATGCGATCAAATTTACCGAGCAGGGCGGCATCACCATTCGTTATGAGCGCCGCAGTTATAACGGTATCGAGGGGGTGTGTCTGGAGGTATCGGACACCGGCAGAGGCATCAGCAGTGATGATGTGAAACGGCTGTTTCGGCGTTTTGAACAACTGGGGAATGATTTCAGTAATCAGGATCTGGGCAGCGGTCTGGGTTTATCTTTGGTGCAGGAGCTGGTGCATATGCATGGCGGCAATATTGAGGTAAGCAGCAAACCTGGGCAAGGCACGGTGTTCAATCTGTGGTTCCCCTCCGCTTGA
- a CDS encoding restriction endonuclease subunit S: protein MSNISFMKKLLDGVEVEWMELGSLCVSISSGKNKKKSEEGLYPVFGSTGVIGRTDSKVYDTEQILVARVGANAGRVYIAHGEYDVSDNTLIVQNKGCVVLKYLYYYLVNIRLNQFAQGAGQPLITGGQLKGLSIPIPCPNNPKKSLAIQAEIVRILDAFTAMTAELTAELTAELNLRKKQYNHYRDQLLSFEEGEVEWKNLEDVASFRRGSFPQPYGNSEWYDGDGCMPFVQVADVADFGFRLHQQTKQQISRLAQPKSVLVEKGTVIVSLQGTIGRVAITQYDCYVDRTLAIFKNYKAAINKKYFAHQLKAKFDLEKEFARGSTLKTITKEEFSKFQIPIPPIEEQNRIVSLLDKFDTLTHSIKEGLPREIELRQKQYEYYRDLLLSFPKPDAEVAA from the coding sequence ATGAGCAACATAAGCTTTATGAAAAAGTTGCTGGATGGAGTTGAGGTGGAGTGGATGGAATTAGGAAGTCTTTGCGTAAGCATTTCATCCGGTAAAAACAAGAAAAAAAGTGAAGAAGGGCTCTATCCTGTTTTTGGTTCGACAGGTGTAATTGGAAGAACGGATAGCAAAGTCTATGATACAGAGCAGATTTTAGTTGCGCGTGTTGGAGCCAATGCTGGGCGTGTCTATATAGCTCATGGTGAGTATGACGTATCTGACAATACGCTAATTGTGCAAAACAAAGGATGCGTTGTTCTGAAGTATTTGTATTACTATCTTGTGAATATTAGGTTAAACCAATTTGCTCAGGGTGCTGGCCAGCCCTTGATAACAGGGGGGCAACTGAAAGGCTTATCGATCCCCATCCCCTGCCCAAACAACCCCAAAAAATCGCTGGCAATCCAGGCCGAAATTGTCCGCATTCTTGACGCATTTACCGCCATGACCGCCGAGCTGACCGCCGAGCTGACCGCCGAGCTTAACCTGCGCAAAAAACAATACAACCACTATCGCGACCAGTTGCTGAGTTTTGAAGAAGGGGAAGTGGAGTGGAAAAATCTAGAAGATGTCGCTTCATTTAGGCGCGGCTCATTCCCCCAGCCCTATGGAAACAGTGAATGGTATGACGGAGATGGCTGTATGCCATTCGTTCAGGTTGCTGATGTTGCCGATTTCGGTTTTAGACTTCACCAACAAACGAAGCAGCAGATTTCGAGGCTTGCACAGCCTAAAAGTGTATTAGTTGAAAAAGGTACTGTTATTGTTTCGCTACAAGGTACGATTGGGCGTGTTGCCATCACCCAATATGACTGTTACGTTGATAGAACCCTAGCAATATTCAAAAACTACAAAGCAGCCATAAATAAAAAATATTTTGCTCATCAGCTAAAAGCCAAATTTGATTTAGAAAAAGAGTTTGCCAGAGGAAGCACTTTGAAAACTATCACAAAGGAGGAGTTTTCGAAGTTCCAGATACCTATCCCACCTATTGAAGAACAGAATCGCATTGTCTCACTTTTGGATAAATTCGATACTTTGACCCATTCAATCAAAGAAGGCCTACCCCGCGAAATCGAACTGCGCCAGAAGCAATACGAGTATTATCGCGATTTGCTGCTGAGCTTTCCTAAGCCGGATGCAGAGGTGGCAGCCTGA
- a CDS encoding CPCC family cysteine-rich protein, translating to MKFTCPCCGYKSLEENKNTCKVCDWINDPYQAMDPDQTVGPNAESLRWAQFHFKGSKKTVSGFEKDTKWCAFAAPVNLANSAGLVIKYFNGKYSSN from the coding sequence ATGAAATTTACATGCCCCTGTTGTGGCTACAAATCACTGGAAGAGAACAAAAACACCTGCAAAGTGTGTGACTGGATCAACGATCCCTATCAAGCCATGGACCCGGATCAAACCGTGGGCCCCAATGCCGAGAGCCTGCGCTGGGCACAGTTCCACTTTAAGGGATCGAAAAAAACCGTATCCGGTTTCGAAAAAGACACGAAATGGTGTGCCTTCGCTGCGCCGGTCAACCTGGCTAACAGCGCTGGCTTAGTGATCAAGTATTTCAACGGTAAATACTCGTCAAACTGA
- a CDS encoding FeoA family protein translates to MSLNFTDLSVGDSARVLSYHGLTDSYRKKLMSMGLIPGTCFNLERVAPLGDPVEINVRGFRLSLRRMEAAGLQVERL, encoded by the coding sequence ATGAGCCTGAATTTCACTGATCTTTCTGTGGGCGACAGCGCTCGCGTATTGAGTTATCACGGCCTGACAGACAGTTACCGCAAAAAGCTCATGAGCATGGGCCTGATTCCCGGCACCTGTTTCAACCTTGAAAGAGTCGCTCCCCTGGGGGACCCGGTGGAAATCAATGTGCGCGGTTTTCGCCTGAGTCTGCGCCGCATGGAGGCCGCAGGGCTACAGGTGGAACGTCTATGA
- a CDS encoding hydroxymethylglutaryl-CoA reductase: MQKLPRNKSNDYTPEMAAERRAVVNAETGAELTHVGSYSIDPGLLPGNIENFVGVAQVPLGFAGPMLVNGEHAQGEFYVPMATSEGTLVASYSRGMRLTREAGGIKTTVIDDAMQRAPVFIFEDARAALKFGRWVEDNFEAIKAKAEETTSSGKLRNIEQYAAAKMRWLRFNFTCGDAAGQNMVSKATRHACMWMLDQGIPGLENFSLAANFDTDKKHSFVNSLHTRGKRAVAEVTLPGELVKDIMHTTPQDLFRQRQYSNMGALMAGSVCNGAHFANGITAMFIACGQDVANVAESSAGIVYSEVTEQGDYYFAATIPSLVVATYGGGTGLPTQRECLDVLGCYGKGGVHKFAEIVAATVLCGELSLASAIVADEWVSSHDAYGRNRP; encoded by the coding sequence GTGCAAAAATTACCCCGCAATAAGAGTAACGATTACACCCCAGAGATGGCGGCCGAACGCCGTGCCGTGGTCAATGCTGAAACCGGTGCAGAATTAACCCATGTGGGTTCTTATTCCATCGATCCAGGCCTGCTGCCGGGCAATATTGAAAACTTCGTGGGGGTGGCGCAGGTGCCACTGGGCTTTGCCGGCCCCATGCTGGTGAATGGTGAGCACGCTCAGGGTGAGTTTTACGTGCCCATGGCTACCTCCGAGGGCACCCTGGTGGCCAGTTACAGCCGTGGCATGCGCCTGACCCGTGAAGCCGGCGGCATCAAAACCACGGTGATTGACGATGCCATGCAGCGGGCGCCGGTGTTTATTTTTGAAGATGCCCGTGCCGCGTTGAAATTCGGGCGCTGGGTGGAAGATAACTTTGAGGCGATCAAAGCCAAGGCAGAAGAGACCACCTCGTCCGGCAAGCTGCGCAATATCGAACAGTATGCCGCGGCCAAAATGCGCTGGCTGCGCTTTAACTTTACCTGTGGCGATGCCGCGGGCCAGAACATGGTGAGCAAGGCCACCCGCCATGCCTGCATGTGGATGTTGGATCAGGGCATTCCGGGATTGGAAAATTTCAGTCTGGCAGCCAACTTTGATACCGATAAAAAACACTCTTTTGTCAACAGCTTACACACCCGTGGCAAGCGCGCCGTGGCAGAAGTCACCCTGCCGGGTGAGCTGGTGAAAGACATCATGCACACTACCCCCCAAGACCTGTTTCGGCAGCGTCAGTATTCCAATATGGGGGCCTTGATGGCGGGCTCGGTGTGCAACGGTGCCCACTTTGCCAATGGTATTACGGCCATGTTCATCGCCTGCGGTCAGGATGTGGCCAATGTGGCGGAATCGTCTGCCGGGATCGTCTACAGCGAAGTCACCGAGCAGGGCGATTACTACTTTGCGGCCACTATACCGTCGCTGGTGGTAGCCACCTATGGCGGTGGCACGGGGCTGCCCACCCAGCGCGAGTGTCTGGATGTGTTGGGCTGTTACGGTAAGGGCGGGGTACACAAGTTCGCCGAGATCGTGGCGGCCACGGTGTTGTGCGGCGAGTTGTCACTGGCGTCTGCTATCGTGGCCGACGAGTGGGTGTCCAGCCACGATGCCTATGGGCGTAACCGCCCCTAG